From Chionomys nivalis chromosome 21, mChiNiv1.1, whole genome shotgun sequence, a single genomic window includes:
- the Adgrl1 gene encoding adhesion G protein-coupled receptor L1 isoform X6 yields MARLAAALWSLCITTVLVTSATQGLSRAGLPFGLMRRELACEGYPIELRCPGSDVIMVENANYGRTDDKICDADPFQMENVQCYLPDAFKIMSQRCNNRTQCVVVAGSDAFPDPCPGTYKYLEVQYDCVPYIFVCPGTLQKVLEPTSTHESEHQSGAWCKDPLQAGDRIYVMPWIPYRTDTLTEYASWEDYVAARHTTTYRLPNRVDGTGFVVYDGAVFYNKERTRNIVKYDLRTRIKSGETVINTANYHDTSPYRWGGKTDIDLAVDENGLWVIYATEGNNGRLVVSQLNPYTLRFEGTWETGYDKRSASNAFMVCGVLYVLRSVYVDDDSEAAGNRVDYAFNTNANREEPVSLAFPNPYQFVSSVDYNPRDNQLYVWNNYFVVRYSLEFGPPDPSAGPATSPPLSTTTTARPTPLTSTASPAATTPLRRAPLTTHPVGAINQLGPDLPPATAPAPSTRRPPAPNLHVSPELFCEPREVRRVQWPATQQGMLVERPCPKGTRGIASFQCLPALGLWNPRGPDLSNCTSPWVNQVAQKIKSGENAANIASELARHTRGSIYAGDVSSSVKLMEQLLDILDAQLQALRPIERESAGKNYNKMHKRERTCKDYIKAVVETVDNLLRPEALESWKDMNATEQVHTATMLLDVLEEGAFLLADNVREPARFLAAKQNVVLEVTVLNTEGQVQELVFPQEYPSENSIQLSANTIKQNSRNGVVKVVFILYNNLGLFLSTENATVKLAGETGTGGPGGASLVVNSQVIAASINKESSRVFLMDPVIFTVAHLEAKNHFNANCSFWNYSERSMLGYWSTQGCRLVESNKTHTTCACSHLTNFAVLMAHREIYQGRINELLLSVITWVGIVISLVCLAICISTFCFLRGLQTDRNTIHKNLCINLFLAELLFLVGIDKTQYEVACPIFAGLLHYFFLAAFSWLCLEGVHLYLLLVEVFESEYSRTKYYYLGGYCFPALVVGIAAAIDYRSYGTEKACWLRVDNYFIWSFIGPVSFVIVVNLVFLMVTLHKMIRSSSVLKPDSSRLDNIKSWALGAIALLFLLGLTWAFGLLFINKESVVMAYLFTTFNAFQGVFIFVFHCALQKKVHKEYSKCLRHSYCCIRSPPGGTHGSLKTSAMRSNTRYYTGTQSRIRRMWNDTVRKQTESSFMAGTMGNHLLTNPVLQPRGGTSPYNTLIAESVGFNPSSPPVFNSPGSYREPKHPLGGREACGMDTLPLNGNFNNSYSLRSGDFPPGDGGPEPPRGRNLADAAAFEKMIISELVHNNLRGASGGAKGPPPEPPVPPVPGVSEDEAGGPGGADRAEIELLYKALEEPLLLPRAQSVLYQSDLDESESCTAEDGATSRPLSSPPGRDSLYASGANLRDSPSYPDSSPEGPNEALPPPPPAPPGPPEIYYTSRPPALVARNPLQGYYQVRRPSHEGYLAAPSLEGPGPDGDGQMQLVTSL; encoded by the exons ATGGCCCGCTTGGCTGCAGCACTCTGGAGCCTCTGTATCACCACTGTCCTCGTCACCTCTGCTACCCAAG GCCTGAGCCGGGCCGGGCTCCCATTTGGATTAATGCGCCGGGAGTTAGCATGCGAAGGTTATCCCATCGAGCTGCGGTGCCCAGGCAGTGACGTCATCATGGTGGAGAACGCTAACTACGGGCGCACAGATGACAAGATCTGCGACGCCGACCCTTTCCAGATGGAGAACGTACAGTGCTACCTGCCCGACGCCTTCAAGATCATGTCCCAGAG gtGTAATAACCGAACCCAGTGTGTGGTGGTAGCCGGCTCTGACGCCTTTCCTGACCCCTGTCCTGGAACCTACAAGTACCTGGAGGTGCAGTACGACTGTGTCCCTTACA TCTTCGTGTGCCCAGGGACTCTGCAGAAGGTACTGGAGCCCACCTCCACACATGAGTCAGAGCACCAGTCTGGTGCCTGGTGCAAGGACCCGCTGCAGGCAGGTGACCGTATCTACGTCATGCCCTGGATCCCCTACCGCACGGACACACTGACTGAATATGCCTCGTGGGAGGACTATGTGGCTGCGCGCCACACCACCACGTACCGACTGCCCAACCGTGTGGATGGCACTGGCTTTGTAGTCTACGACGGCGCAGTCTTCTACAACAAGGAGCGCACGCGCAACATCGTCAAGTATGACCTGCGCACTCGCATCAAGAGCGGAGAGACAGTCATCAACACAGCCAACTACCATGACACCTCGCCTTACCGCTGGGGAGGCAAGACAGATATTGACCTGGCGGTGGATGAGAACGGGCTGTGGGTCATCTATGCCACTGAGGGCAACAACGGGCGCCTGGTGGTGAGCCAGCTCAACCCCTACACACTGCGCTTTGAGGGCACCTGGGAAACGGGCTACGACAAGCGCTCGGCCTCCAATGCCTTCATGGTGTGCGGTGTCCTCTACGTGCTGCGCTCCGTGTATGTGGATGACGACAGTGAGGCAGCGGGCAACCGTGTGGACTACGCCTTCAACACCAATGCGAACCGAGAGGAGCCAGTCAGTCTCGCGTTCCCCAACCCCTACCAGTTTGTGTCCTCTGTCGACTACAACCCCCGGGACAACCAGCTGTACGTGTGGAATAACTACTTTGTGGTGCGCTACAGCCTGGAGTTTGGACCCCCAGACCCTAGCGCCG GCCCAGCTACTTCTCCACCTCTTAGTACCACCACCACAGCTCGGCCCACACCCCTCACCAGCACAGCCTCGCCTGCAGCCACCACTCCACTCCGCCGGGCACCTCTCACCACACACCCAGTGGGTGCCATTAACCAGCTGGGACCTGACCTGCCTCCAGCGACagccccagcacccagcacccggCGGCCCCCAGCTCCCAATCTGCATGTGTCCCCTGAGCTCTTCTGTGAACCCCGAGAGGTCCGGCGGGTCCAGTGGCCAGCCACCCAACAGGGTATGCTGGTGGAGAGGCCTTGCCCCAAGGGAACGCGAg GAATTGCCTCGTTCCAGTGTCTCCCTGCTCTGGGGCTCTGGAATCCTCGGGGTCCTGACCTCAGTAACTGCACATCCCCTTGGGTCAACCAAGTAGCCCAGAAG ATTAAGAGCGGAGAGAATGCAGCCAACATTGCTAGTGAGCTGGCCCGTCATACGCGGGGCTCCATCTACGCTGGGGATGTGTCCTCCTCGGTGAAGCTGATGGAACAACTGTTAGACATCCTGGACGCCCAGCTCCAGGCCCTCCGGCCCATTGAGCGCGAGTCAGCTGGCAAGAACTACAACAAG aTGCACAAGCGAGAGAGAACCTGCAAGGATTATATCAAG GCCGTGGTGGAGACGGTGGACAACCTGCTCCGGCCAGAGGCACTTGAGTCCTGGAAAGATATGAATGCCACGGAACAGGTGCATACAGCCACCATGCTCCTAGATGTCCTGGAGGAGGGGGCCTTCCTGCTGGCCGACAATGTCAGGGAACCCGCTCGCTTCTTAGCTGCCAAGCAGAACGTGG TCCTGGAGGTGACTGTCCTGAACACAGAGGGTCAAGTGCAGGAGTTGGTGTTTCCCCAGGAATATCCCAGCGAGAACTCCATCCAGCTGTCTGCCAACACCATCAAGCAGAATAGCCGCAACG GGGTGGTCAAGGTTGTCTTCATCCTCTACAACAACTTGGGCCTGTTCTTGTCCACGGAGAATGCCACGGTGAAGCTGGCAGGCGAGACAGGGACCGGTGGCCCTGGCGGTGCCTCCCTGGTGGTGAACTCGCAGGTCATCGCAGCTTCCATCAATAAGGAATCAAGCCGCGTCTTCCTCATGGACCCTGTCATCTTTACTGTGGCTCACTTGGAG GCCAAGAACCACTTCAATGCAAACTGCTCCTTCTGGAACTACTCAGAGCGCTCCATGCTGGGCTACTGGTCAACCCAGGGCTGTCGCCTGGTGGAGTCCAATAAGACCCATACCACATGTGCCTGCAGCCACCTCACCAACTTCGCAGTGCTCATGGCTCACCGAGAGATC TACCAGGGCCGGATCAATGAGCTGCTGCTGTCGGTCATCACTTGGGTGGGCATTGTCATCTCCCTGGTCTGTCTGGCCATCTGTATCTCCACCTTCTGCTTCCTGCGAGGCCTGCAGACCGACCGCAACACCATCCACAAGAACCTGTGCATCAACCTCTTCCTTGCCGAGCTGCTCTTCCTGGTTGGGATAGACAAGACTCAGTATGAG GTTGCCTGCCCCATCTTCGCGGGCCTGCTGCACTACTTTTTCCTGGCCGCGTTTTCCTGGCTGTGCCTGGAAGGTGTGCACCTCTACCTGCTGCTGGTGGAAGTGTTCGAGAGCGAATACTCGCGCACCAAGTACTATTACCTGGGCGGCTACTGCTTCCCAGCCCTGGTGGTGGGCATTGCAGCCGCCATTGACTATCGAAGCTATGGCACCGAGAAGGC CTGCTGGCTGAGAGTTGACAACTACTTCATCTGGAGCTTCATTGGGCCTGTTTCCTTTGTCATTGTG GTGAACCTGGTGTTCCTCATGGTGACCCTGCACAAGATGATCCGGAGCTCATCAGTGCTCAAGCCTGACTCCAGCCGCCTTGACAACATCAA GTCCTGGGCGCTGGGCGCCATTGCGCTGCTCTTCCTGCTGGGCCTCACCTGGGCTTTCGGCCTCCTCTTCATCAACAAGGAGTCTGTAGTCATGGCCTATCTCTTCACTACCTTCAACGCCTTCCAGGGGGTCTTCATCTTTGTCTTTCACTGCGCCTTACAGAAAAAG GTGCACAAGGAGTACAGCAAGTGCCTGCGCCACTCCTACTGCTGCATCCGCTCCCCACCTGGGGGTACTCACGGCTCCCTCAAGACCTCAGCCATGCGAAGTAACACCCGATACTACACGGGGACCCAG AGCCGAATCCGGAGGATGTGGAACGACACCGTGAGGAAACAGACAGAGTCCTCCTTTATGGCAG GTACCATGGGGAATCATCTACTGACCAACCCCGTGCTACAACCCCGTGGGGGCACTAGCCCATACAATACACTCATTGCAGAGTCTGTGGGCTTCAATCCTTCCTCGCCCCCAGTCTTCAACTCCCCAG GAAGCTACAGGGAACCCA AGCACCCTTTGGGAGGCCGGGAAGCCTGTGGCATGGACACCCTGCCCCTTAACGGCAACTTCAACAACAGCTACTCCTTGAGAAGCGGGGATTTCCCTCCAGGGGATGGGGGTCCTGAGCCACCCAGAGGTCGGAACCTGGCCGATGCTGCTGCCTTTGAGAAGATGATCATCTCAGAGCTGGTGCACAACAACCTGCGGGGGGCCAGTGGGGGTGCCAAAGGGCCTCCACCGGAGCCTCCTGTGCCACCCGTGCCAGGGGTCAGTGAGGACGAGGCCGGCGGGCCTGGGGGTGCTGACCGGGCAGAGATTGAACTTCTCTACAAGGCCCTGGAGGAGCCACTGCTGCTGCCCCGGGCCCAGTCGGTGCTGTACCAGAGTGATCTGGATGAGTCGGAGAGCTGCACGGCAGAGGACGGGGCCACCAGTCGGCCCCTTTCCTCACCTCCCGGCCGGGACTCCCTCTATGCCAGCGGGGCCAACCTGCGGGACTCGCCCTCCTACCCGGACAGCAGCCCCGAAGGGCCTAATGaggccctgcccccacccccacctgccccCCCTGGGCCCCCAGAAATCTACTACACCTCCCGCCCGCCGGCCCTGGTGGCTCGGAATCCCCTACAGGGCTACTACCAGGTGCGGCGGCCCAGCCATGAGGGCTACCTGGCAGCCCCCAGTCTCGAGGGGCCAGGGCCCGATGGGGACGGGCAGATGCAGTTGGTCACCAGTCTCTGA
- the Adgrl1 gene encoding adhesion G protein-coupled receptor L1 isoform X5, which translates to MCSVMKWSRKGMGGWGGAPHLSDISAALVPPPEPGMVTVFVCPGTLQKVLEPTSTHESEHQSGAWCKDPLQAGDRIYVMPWIPYRTDTLTEYASWEDYVAARHTTTYRLPNRVDGTGFVVYDGAVFYNKERTRNIVKYDLRTRIKSGETVINTANYHDTSPYRWGGKTDIDLAVDENGLWVIYATEGNNGRLVVSQLNPYTLRFEGTWETGYDKRSASNAFMVCGVLYVLRSVYVDDDSEAAGNRVDYAFNTNANREEPVSLAFPNPYQFVSSVDYNPRDNQLYVWNNYFVVRYSLEFGPPDPSAGPATSPPLSTTTTARPTPLTSTASPAATTPLRRAPLTTHPVGAINQLGPDLPPATAPAPSTRRPPAPNLHVSPELFCEPREVRRVQWPATQQGMLVERPCPKGTRGIASFQCLPALGLWNPRGPDLSNCTSPWVNQVAQKIKSGENAANIASELARHTRGSIYAGDVSSSVKLMEQLLDILDAQLQALRPIERESAGKNYNKMHKRERTCKDYIKAVVETVDNLLRPEALESWKDMNATEQVHTATMLLDVLEEGAFLLADNVREPARFLAAKQNVVLEVTVLNTEGQVQELVFPQEYPSENSIQLSANTIKQNSRNGVVKVVFILYNNLGLFLSTENATVKLAGETGTGGPGGASLVVNSQVIAASINKESSRVFLMDPVIFTVAHLEAKNHFNANCSFWNYSERSMLGYWSTQGCRLVESNKTHTTCACSHLTNFAVLMAHREIYQGRINELLLSVITWVGIVISLVCLAICISTFCFLRGLQTDRNTIHKNLCINLFLAELLFLVGIDKTQYEVACPIFAGLLHYFFLAAFSWLCLEGVHLYLLLVEVFESEYSRTKYYYLGGYCFPALVVGIAAAIDYRSYGTEKACWLRVDNYFIWSFIGPVSFVIVVNLVFLMVTLHKMIRSSSVLKPDSSRLDNIKSWALGAIALLFLLGLTWAFGLLFINKESVVMAYLFTTFNAFQGVFIFVFHCALQKKVHKEYSKCLRHSYCCIRSPPGGTHGSLKTSAMRSNTRYYTGTQSRIRRMWNDTVRKQTESSFMAGDVNSTPTLNRGTMGNHLLTNPVLQPRGGTSPYNTLIAESVGFNPSSPPVFNSPGSYREPKHPLGGREACGMDTLPLNGNFNNSYSLRSGDFPPGDGGPEPPRGRNLADAAAFEKMIISELVHNNLRGASGGAKGPPPEPPVPPVPGVSEDEAGGPGGADRAEIELLYKALEEPLLLPRAQSVLYQSDLDESESCTAEDGATSRPLSSPPGRDSLYASGANLRDSPSYPDSSPEGPNEALPPPPPAPPGPPEIYYTSRPPALVARNPLQGYYQVRRPSHEGYLAAPSLEGPGPDGDGQMQLVTSL; encoded by the exons ATGTGCTCAGTGATG AAGTGGAGCAGAAAG GGAAtgggggggtggggcggggcccCCCACCTTTCTGACATCAGCGCTGCCTTGGTCCCTCCTCCTGAGCCGGGGATGGTCACAG TCTTCGTGTGCCCAGGGACTCTGCAGAAGGTACTGGAGCCCACCTCCACACATGAGTCAGAGCACCAGTCTGGTGCCTGGTGCAAGGACCCGCTGCAGGCAGGTGACCGTATCTACGTCATGCCCTGGATCCCCTACCGCACGGACACACTGACTGAATATGCCTCGTGGGAGGACTATGTGGCTGCGCGCCACACCACCACGTACCGACTGCCCAACCGTGTGGATGGCACTGGCTTTGTAGTCTACGACGGCGCAGTCTTCTACAACAAGGAGCGCACGCGCAACATCGTCAAGTATGACCTGCGCACTCGCATCAAGAGCGGAGAGACAGTCATCAACACAGCCAACTACCATGACACCTCGCCTTACCGCTGGGGAGGCAAGACAGATATTGACCTGGCGGTGGATGAGAACGGGCTGTGGGTCATCTATGCCACTGAGGGCAACAACGGGCGCCTGGTGGTGAGCCAGCTCAACCCCTACACACTGCGCTTTGAGGGCACCTGGGAAACGGGCTACGACAAGCGCTCGGCCTCCAATGCCTTCATGGTGTGCGGTGTCCTCTACGTGCTGCGCTCCGTGTATGTGGATGACGACAGTGAGGCAGCGGGCAACCGTGTGGACTACGCCTTCAACACCAATGCGAACCGAGAGGAGCCAGTCAGTCTCGCGTTCCCCAACCCCTACCAGTTTGTGTCCTCTGTCGACTACAACCCCCGGGACAACCAGCTGTACGTGTGGAATAACTACTTTGTGGTGCGCTACAGCCTGGAGTTTGGACCCCCAGACCCTAGCGCCG GCCCAGCTACTTCTCCACCTCTTAGTACCACCACCACAGCTCGGCCCACACCCCTCACCAGCACAGCCTCGCCTGCAGCCACCACTCCACTCCGCCGGGCACCTCTCACCACACACCCAGTGGGTGCCATTAACCAGCTGGGACCTGACCTGCCTCCAGCGACagccccagcacccagcacccggCGGCCCCCAGCTCCCAATCTGCATGTGTCCCCTGAGCTCTTCTGTGAACCCCGAGAGGTCCGGCGGGTCCAGTGGCCAGCCACCCAACAGGGTATGCTGGTGGAGAGGCCTTGCCCCAAGGGAACGCGAg GAATTGCCTCGTTCCAGTGTCTCCCTGCTCTGGGGCTCTGGAATCCTCGGGGTCCTGACCTCAGTAACTGCACATCCCCTTGGGTCAACCAAGTAGCCCAGAAG ATTAAGAGCGGAGAGAATGCAGCCAACATTGCTAGTGAGCTGGCCCGTCATACGCGGGGCTCCATCTACGCTGGGGATGTGTCCTCCTCGGTGAAGCTGATGGAACAACTGTTAGACATCCTGGACGCCCAGCTCCAGGCCCTCCGGCCCATTGAGCGCGAGTCAGCTGGCAAGAACTACAACAAG aTGCACAAGCGAGAGAGAACCTGCAAGGATTATATCAAG GCCGTGGTGGAGACGGTGGACAACCTGCTCCGGCCAGAGGCACTTGAGTCCTGGAAAGATATGAATGCCACGGAACAGGTGCATACAGCCACCATGCTCCTAGATGTCCTGGAGGAGGGGGCCTTCCTGCTGGCCGACAATGTCAGGGAACCCGCTCGCTTCTTAGCTGCCAAGCAGAACGTGG TCCTGGAGGTGACTGTCCTGAACACAGAGGGTCAAGTGCAGGAGTTGGTGTTTCCCCAGGAATATCCCAGCGAGAACTCCATCCAGCTGTCTGCCAACACCATCAAGCAGAATAGCCGCAACG GGGTGGTCAAGGTTGTCTTCATCCTCTACAACAACTTGGGCCTGTTCTTGTCCACGGAGAATGCCACGGTGAAGCTGGCAGGCGAGACAGGGACCGGTGGCCCTGGCGGTGCCTCCCTGGTGGTGAACTCGCAGGTCATCGCAGCTTCCATCAATAAGGAATCAAGCCGCGTCTTCCTCATGGACCCTGTCATCTTTACTGTGGCTCACTTGGAG GCCAAGAACCACTTCAATGCAAACTGCTCCTTCTGGAACTACTCAGAGCGCTCCATGCTGGGCTACTGGTCAACCCAGGGCTGTCGCCTGGTGGAGTCCAATAAGACCCATACCACATGTGCCTGCAGCCACCTCACCAACTTCGCAGTGCTCATGGCTCACCGAGAGATC TACCAGGGCCGGATCAATGAGCTGCTGCTGTCGGTCATCACTTGGGTGGGCATTGTCATCTCCCTGGTCTGTCTGGCCATCTGTATCTCCACCTTCTGCTTCCTGCGAGGCCTGCAGACCGACCGCAACACCATCCACAAGAACCTGTGCATCAACCTCTTCCTTGCCGAGCTGCTCTTCCTGGTTGGGATAGACAAGACTCAGTATGAG GTTGCCTGCCCCATCTTCGCGGGCCTGCTGCACTACTTTTTCCTGGCCGCGTTTTCCTGGCTGTGCCTGGAAGGTGTGCACCTCTACCTGCTGCTGGTGGAAGTGTTCGAGAGCGAATACTCGCGCACCAAGTACTATTACCTGGGCGGCTACTGCTTCCCAGCCCTGGTGGTGGGCATTGCAGCCGCCATTGACTATCGAAGCTATGGCACCGAGAAGGC CTGCTGGCTGAGAGTTGACAACTACTTCATCTGGAGCTTCATTGGGCCTGTTTCCTTTGTCATTGTG GTGAACCTGGTGTTCCTCATGGTGACCCTGCACAAGATGATCCGGAGCTCATCAGTGCTCAAGCCTGACTCCAGCCGCCTTGACAACATCAA GTCCTGGGCGCTGGGCGCCATTGCGCTGCTCTTCCTGCTGGGCCTCACCTGGGCTTTCGGCCTCCTCTTCATCAACAAGGAGTCTGTAGTCATGGCCTATCTCTTCACTACCTTCAACGCCTTCCAGGGGGTCTTCATCTTTGTCTTTCACTGCGCCTTACAGAAAAAG GTGCACAAGGAGTACAGCAAGTGCCTGCGCCACTCCTACTGCTGCATCCGCTCCCCACCTGGGGGTACTCACGGCTCCCTCAAGACCTCAGCCATGCGAAGTAACACCCGATACTACACGGGGACCCAG AGCCGAATCCGGAGGATGTGGAACGACACCGTGAGGAAACAGACAGAGTCCTCCTTTATGGCAGGTGACGTCAACAGCACCCCCACCCTGAACCGAG GTACCATGGGGAATCATCTACTGACCAACCCCGTGCTACAACCCCGTGGGGGCACTAGCCCATACAATACACTCATTGCAGAGTCTGTGGGCTTCAATCCTTCCTCGCCCCCAGTCTTCAACTCCCCAG GAAGCTACAGGGAACCCA AGCACCCTTTGGGAGGCCGGGAAGCCTGTGGCATGGACACCCTGCCCCTTAACGGCAACTTCAACAACAGCTACTCCTTGAGAAGCGGGGATTTCCCTCCAGGGGATGGGGGTCCTGAGCCACCCAGAGGTCGGAACCTGGCCGATGCTGCTGCCTTTGAGAAGATGATCATCTCAGAGCTGGTGCACAACAACCTGCGGGGGGCCAGTGGGGGTGCCAAAGGGCCTCCACCGGAGCCTCCTGTGCCACCCGTGCCAGGGGTCAGTGAGGACGAGGCCGGCGGGCCTGGGGGTGCTGACCGGGCAGAGATTGAACTTCTCTACAAGGCCCTGGAGGAGCCACTGCTGCTGCCCCGGGCCCAGTCGGTGCTGTACCAGAGTGATCTGGATGAGTCGGAGAGCTGCACGGCAGAGGACGGGGCCACCAGTCGGCCCCTTTCCTCACCTCCCGGCCGGGACTCCCTCTATGCCAGCGGGGCCAACCTGCGGGACTCGCCCTCCTACCCGGACAGCAGCCCCGAAGGGCCTAATGaggccctgcccccacccccacctgccccCCCTGGGCCCCCAGAAATCTACTACACCTCCCGCCCGCCGGCCCTGGTGGCTCGGAATCCCCTACAGGGCTACTACCAGGTGCGGCGGCCCAGCCATGAGGGCTACCTGGCAGCCCCCAGTCTCGAGGGGCCAGGGCCCGATGGGGACGGGCAGATGCAGTTGGTCACCAGTCTCTGA